In Arachis hypogaea cultivar Tifrunner chromosome 17, arahy.Tifrunner.gnm2.J5K5, whole genome shotgun sequence, a single window of DNA contains:
- the LOC112765726 gene encoding uncharacterized protein, giving the protein MELYDHDFLDELMSLRRETWESTNNNPCDEEGNYQLLFSNNNGWDNSGGFDHQNYYSSPSSIFVPNSSYSCSSSSYQEVPQNCNDYYCDTTFNEIYSSLLEEFSAPQINNSDTTTPPPILMSDHQEDYNNSNNNENPLLVSMLVEEELQSLEMQRECKMEASQSSSPPVFNSERKNNNRAKKVEGQPSKNLMAERRRRKRLNDRLSMLRSIVPKISKMDRTSILGDTIDYMKELLDKINTLKQEIQVVDDSNGILSNDIHPNDILVRNSPKFDVERRNNNGDTRVEICCGGKPGMLLSTVNTLEALGLDIQHCVISCFNDFTMQASCSEELEQKRMVSSEDIKQALFRTAGYGGRCF; this is encoded by the exons atggagtTGTATGACCATGATTTCTTGGATGAGTTAATGTCACTAAGAAGAGAAACATGGGAAAGCACAAATAATAATCCATGTGATGAAGAAGGAAACTACCAATTACTCTTCTCAAATAATAATGGGTGGGATAATAGTGGCGGTTTTGATCATCAAAATTATTACTCATCACCTTCTTCTATTTTTGTTCCAAACTCCTCttattcttgttcttcttcttcttaccaAGAAGTTCCTCAAAATTGCAACGATTATTATTGTGACACTACCTTCAATGAAATCTATAGTTCCTTGCTTGAAGAATTCTCAGCACCACAGATCAATAATAGTGACACTACTACTCCACCACCAATACTAATGAGTGATCATCAAGAGgattataataatagtaataataatgagAATCCATTATTGGTGTCTATGTTGGTGGAAGAAGAGCTTCAAAGCTTGGAGATGCAAAGAGAGTGCAAAATGGAGGCAAGTCAATCATCTTCTCCTCCTGTTTTCAACTCGGAAAGGAAGAACAATAATAGAGCAAAGAAGGTTGAGGGCCAACCCTCCAAGAATCTAATGGctgagaggagaagaaggaagagattGAATGATAGGCTCTCCATGCTTAGATCAATTGTCCCTAAGATTAGCAag ATGGACAGAACATCTATACTTGGTGACACCATTGATTACATGAAGGAACTACTAGACAAGATCAATACTTTGAAACAAGAAATCCAAGTGGTGGATGACTCAAATGGCATTTTATCCAATGATATACACCCAAATGATATTTTAGTGAGAAATTCTCCCAAG TTTGATGTGGAGAGGAGGAATAATAATGGAGACACAAGAGTTGAGATCTGTTGTGGTGGGAAGCCAGGGATGTTGCTATCTACAGTCAACACTTTGGAAGCATTGGGTCTTGACATTCAACACTGTGTTATAAGCTGTTTCAATGACTTCACAATGCAAGCTTCTTGCTCAGAG GAGTTGGAGCAGAAGAGAATGGTGAGTTCTGAAGATATAAAGCAAGCACTGTTTAGGACCGCAGGATATGGAGGGAGATGTTTCTGA